Proteins found in one Nostoc sp. NIES-3756 genomic segment:
- a CDS encoding chemotaxis protein CheW, giving the protein MESQQKFLSFNLGIKDTAVISLQNITEVLQVSLVDICGVPQMPSCVLGAYNWRGEMLWLVDLEEMLGYPPLSHNANFLAKMMAIVLEDDGKCLGVLVRQMMDIEFLDNNQMKAPSAELFSSSISPFLQGYFLNCDERMMFNLDASAIIHSPLWNTHN; this is encoded by the coding sequence TTGGAAAGTCAGCAAAAATTTTTAAGCTTTAATTTGGGAATCAAAGATACAGCAGTGATTTCTCTACAGAATATTACAGAAGTTTTGCAAGTATCTTTAGTAGATATATGTGGTGTTCCCCAAATGCCAAGTTGCGTTTTGGGCGCGTATAATTGGCGCGGAGAAATGTTATGGTTGGTCGATCTAGAAGAAATGTTAGGCTATCCACCATTATCACATAACGCCAATTTTTTAGCAAAAATGATGGCAATTGTGCTGGAAGATGATGGTAAATGTCTAGGGGTTCTAGTCCGGCAAATGATGGATATTGAGTTCCTAGATAACAATCAAATGAAAGCACCATCTGCTGAATTATTCTCATCATCGATTTCTCCCTTTCTACAAGGATACTTTCTTAACTGTGATGAGAGAATGATGTTCAATTTAGATGCTAGCGCTATTATTCACTCTCCTCTATGGAATACCCATAATTAA